The DNA sequence TCATATCATTACCCCCTGTGATCATCTATTTCGCCACAACTATCTTGTGAGTCGCGCTGAAATTTCCGGCCATAAACTTGCAGAAATACACACCCATACCAACAGGACGGCTCATATTGTCTAAAGCATCCCAATTAACGTTATAGTAACCTGGTTCCATTACCTCGTTCTTCAGGGTCCGCACCAACTTCCCCGCGATATCATAAATCTTCAATTCTACGTGCCGCGTCTGCGCCACCGCAAAGCTGATTGCAGTCTGACCCGCAAACGGGTTCGGTCGCACCTGCCCCAATGCAAAAGCTACCGGGATCGGTGCAACGCTACCAGACTGTACACCATCTGCGATCTTATCCGCGATCCGCGGATAGAATCCAGATTCCCAACCACCCGCAAATACCAACTGCAATTCATATTGACCTTCCGTCGCAGCGTTGTTTATGGTAAAGGTCGTTCCCTTGATGATCTTATCGTTCAACCGCCCACAGATTTGGTTGTCCGATACCCGGTACACACTGTATCCGATCACTAAAGGATCTTCAACCGCGGTCCAGCTCAATGTCGCACTACCATCCACGTTCTGTTTTATCTCAACTTCAGGCACCGCACTAAGTGTAATGTCTGACAGCTTCACCATGTCGCTTTTGCCATCCAGCCGGTAGCTCGCCGTGCCATAAAAGCCTTCCTTACTCAGCAATACCACCACCTCATCACCAGCGCGCCATGCCGTCGGCAGATTGCCCAGCTCAGCCCACCACACCGTCGCTTTACCATTACTCCTGATACCACACGACTGCACGCTCTCGGTCAGTAGCTCATCAGGACGGGACACGACATAACACCTCATCGCTAACCCCGATGCATCACCTTTAATCCGACCACGGATCGAATACGGCTGACGATCCTCTTGTTGCCTGCTGACATCAGAACGCCTGACCGCCAACGCGTCATCCGAAATAACACTCGCTCTCTCCTCGTCCTGGATCACCGGCCAATTCGGATCCTTGATCACCGCCATCGTGCCCAAACGCTCTTTCACCGGTGTTGAAACAATGTCATCACCCCGGTTCGTATACACATCAGGCGTCCATGCCGCATCGGTACTCACTAAGATCTCATAAGCAA is a window from the bacterium genome containing:
- a CDS encoding T9SS type A sorting domain-containing protein; this translates as DKNWVSIPYNTSYANASDAYTDIGISVCYGIRKLDAVTQLYTTCYWDSDLEMFINDYPVVLGIAYEILVSTDAAWTPDVYTNRGDDIVSTPVKERLGTMAVIKDPNWPVIQDEERASVISDDALAVRRSDVSRQQEDRQPYSIRGRIKGDASGLAMRCYVVSRPDELLTESVQSCGIRSNGKATVWWAELGNLPTAWRAGDEVVVLLSKEGFYGTASYRLDGKSDMVKLSDITLSAVPEVEIKQNVDGSATLSWTAVEDPLVIGYSVYRVSDNQICGRLNDKIIKGTTFTINNAATEGQYELQLVFAGGWESGFYPRIADKIADGVQSGSVAPIPVAFALGQVRPNPFAGQTAISFAVAQTRHVELKIYDIAGKLVRTLKNEVMEPGYYNVNWDALDNMSRPVGMGVYFCKFMAGNFSATHKIVVAK